The genomic stretch GGAATTAAAAATAAAAGGATCGAGTTTCTTTCAATATGTCTCAGGAATCTGTGTCCTAATCCTTTTCCTTCTGCTGCTCCTTCAATAATCCCTGGAATATCAGCCATTACAAATGATTTGTAATTTCTGTAATCCACGATTCCTAAGTTAGGAGTCAGGGTTGTAAAGGCATAGTTGGCAATTTTAGGTTTTGCTGCAGATACAGAAGCAAGAAGTGTAGATTTTCCGGCATTCGGAAACCCAACCAATCCTACATCAGCTAAAATTTTTAGCTCGAAAACAATATAGCCTTCCTGGCCTTCCATTCCGGGCTGAGCATATCTTGGAGTCTGATTGGTAGAAGATTTGAAGAATTCGTTTCCTCTTCCTCCTTTTCCTCCTTCCATCAAAATGATTTCCTGCTTGTCTTCAAGAATCTCACCGATAATTTCTCCTTCTTCATTTTTAGCGATTGTTCCGATGGGAACATCAATATAAATATCAGAACCGTCAGCACCGGTAAGCTGGTTTTTGGCTCCGTTTTCACCACGCTCAGCTTTAATATGGCGGGTGTATCGAAGCGGAAGTAAAGTCCATTCCTGAGCATTTCCTCTCATAATAACGTGGCCACCACGACCTCCGTCACCTCCATCAGGACCTCCTTTAGGAATATACTTTTCACGGCGAAGGTGGGCAGAACCAGCACCTCCGTGTCCGCTTTTACAATGGATCTTTACGTAATCTACAAAGTTAGACATATAGTATGTGTTACGAGTTGCGAGCTACGGGACGAAAATACGAATCCCGTATCCCGAATCTCGATTATTTAATTTTTTCTACTTCAGCAAAAAGTTTCTGAGCAATTTCATCAATTTCTCCTACACCGTTTACTTCAACATATTTCCCCTGTTGCTTGTAAAGCTCGGCTACTTCTGCTGTTTTAGTATAATATTCTTTAATTCTGTTTTCGATGATCTCTACATTGCTGTCGTCTGATCTACCGCTGGTTTCTCCTCTTTTCAGAAGTCTTTCTACCAAAATTTTATCTTCTACGATCAATGAAAGACAAATGTCAATCTCGTCATTTAGTTCTTCTTTAACGATTTTTTCCAAAGCTTCTGTCTGAGCAGTCGTTCTTGGATATCCATCAAAGATAAAACCATTGGTATTGGTAGGTTTTCTGATCTCGTCAATCAGCATATCTGTTGTTACCTGATCCGGAACCAATTCTCCTTTATCGATGTAAGACTTAGCCAGTTTTCCAAGTTCAGTGTCATTTTTCATGTTATATCTGAAAAGATCACCTGTTGAAACCTGCTTTAAATTGAATTTCTCGATTAGATTCTGAGCTTGTGTTCCTTTTCCACTTCCTGGAGGGCCGAACAGAACTATGTTTATCATAATGTTGTTTCGCTTCCGGCAATGAGCAACTGCTTCTTGCTTTTAGCTTTATTTAGTTAATATTTTACTTTATTTCGATTGAATATTTAAAGCTAAAAGCCAGTAGCTAATAGCTATAGGCATTTAATGATTGATTTGTCCTTCTTCTAATTGGTACAAGTTAGGTAGGTTTCTTCCCAATTCATCATAATCCAATCCATAACCAAGAACAAATTTATTTGGAATTTCCTTTCCAATATAATCCAGTTTGAAGTCCTTTTTATAAATCTCAGGTTTCAATAAGAAACTTGCCAGTTTTACAGATTTAGGACGTTGTGTTTCCTGGAAATATTTGAAAAGACTTTCAACGGTATTTCCTGTATCAACAATGTCTTCTACAAGAATAATGTGACGGTCTTTTACATCTTTTGTCAGTTCCATTTTCTGGTAAACAATCCCTGTAGATTCAGTTCCTACATAAGAACTCATTTGAAGGAAAGCGATTTCGCATTCCCCAGGATAATATTTTAAAAGATCTGAGAAGAACATGATAACTCCATTCAAAACACCAATGAAAACAGGAACTTCATCTTTGTAATCTTCATAAATTCTTAATGCTGTCTCTTTTACAATTTCCTGAATTTCGGCATCCTTTAAATAAGGAACGAAAGTTTTGTCGTGAACTTTAATACTTTCCATAAAAAATTTTAGTAGGAGGCAAAGTTACGGATTTTTGATTTTTCATTAAAATCTTTTTGTGTTTAATCACGGATTTATCCTATATTTGTTCTTTCAAAACCCATAAATACAGACATGTAGGATATAATTTCTTTCAGATTCAATGAAGCGGTAACCAATGAGTTGCCGGTGTTTAACCTTTATTAAGAAAGAAATCATGATTTTACTGCACAATATATCCTTTGGGTTTCCGGGAGGAGACCTCCTTTTCAATTCTATCAATTTAACAATACCATCCCATACCAAATCAGCTTTGGTAGGAAGTAATGGCATGGGGAAATCTACCCTGCTGAAGATCATAGCGAACGAAATAAAGCCACTGGAAGGAACGGTAAACATCCAGGGTGGAATTTTCTATGTTCCACAAATGTTTGGAAATTTTAATCATTTAACCATCGCAGAGTGCCTGAATATAGA from Chryseobacterium indologenes encodes the following:
- the obgE gene encoding GTPase ObgE, encoding MSNFVDYVKIHCKSGHGGAGSAHLRREKYIPKGGPDGGDGGRGGHVIMRGNAQEWTLLPLRYTRHIKAERGENGAKNQLTGADGSDIYIDVPIGTIAKNEEGEIIGEILEDKQEIILMEGGKGGRGNEFFKSSTNQTPRYAQPGMEGQEGYIVFELKILADVGLVGFPNAGKSTLLASVSAAKPKIANYAFTTLTPNLGIVDYRNYKSFVMADIPGIIEGAAEGKGLGHRFLRHIERNSILLFLIPADSENHFQEFKILENELKEYNPELLDKDFIISVSKSDLLDDELKKEISAEFPENKQPLFFSGVTGEGLVELKDAIWKQLHG
- a CDS encoding adenylate kinase: MINIVLFGPPGSGKGTQAQNLIEKFNLKQVSTGDLFRYNMKNDTELGKLAKSYIDKGELVPDQVTTDMLIDEIRKPTNTNGFIFDGYPRTTAQTEALEKIVKEELNDEIDICLSLIVEDKILVERLLKRGETSGRSDDSNVEIIENRIKEYYTKTAEVAELYKQQGKYVEVNGVGEIDEIAQKLFAEVEKIK
- a CDS encoding phosphoribosyltransferase, translating into MESIKVHDKTFVPYLKDAEIQEIVKETALRIYEDYKDEVPVFIGVLNGVIMFFSDLLKYYPGECEIAFLQMSSYVGTESTGIVYQKMELTKDVKDRHIILVEDIVDTGNTVESLFKYFQETQRPKSVKLASFLLKPEIYKKDFKLDYIGKEIPNKFVLGYGLDYDELGRNLPNLYQLEEGQINH